Proteins encoded within one genomic window of Camelina sativa cultivar DH55 chromosome 19, Cs, whole genome shotgun sequence:
- the LOC104764895 gene encoding dnaJ homolog subfamily C member 2-like, which yields MPSRRSDSAIKLITYSEELVDGKPFYAFSNCLPVKALNREPAGHAFHSAALKLHGCAEEPTDNEDSDKKVGDDKEKEYVPSFNSYANKGKKKSGTQQQDHYALLGLSNLRYLATEDQIRKSYREAALKHHPDKLATLLLLEETEEAKEAKKDEIESRFKAIQEAYEVLMDSTRRRIFDSTDEFDDEVPSDCLPQDFFKVFGPAFKRNARWSVNQRIPDLGDENTPLKDVDKFYNFWYAFKSWREFPDEEEHDLEQADSREERRWMEKENAKKTVKARKEEHARIRTLVDNAYRKDPRIVKRKEEEKAEKQQKKEAKLLAKKKQEEDAAIAAEEEKKRKEEEEKRAAESAQQQKKNKEREKKLLRKERNRLRTLSAPLVAQRLLDISEEDIENLCMSLNTEQLQNLCDRMGNKEGLELAKVIKDGCNTSRNDEAESKEKESKKTNGGTESTTRVSQLDSSTVKKQPWSKEEIDMLRKGMVKYPKGTSRRWEVVSEYIGTGRSVEEILKATKTVLLQKPDSAKAFDSFLEKRKPSASIASPLSTREELGESLPTATTTTKASPSKETVVANSQSSDNNGEAGGSSDTDGWSTVQERALVQALKTFPKETSQRWERVAAAVPGKTMIQCKKKFAELKEIIRNKKTGV from the coding sequence ATGCCGAGCCGGAGAAGTGACTCTGCCATCAAGCTAATTACATACTCTGAGGAACTTGTGGATGGAAAACCGTTCTATGCTTTTTCCAATTGTCTTCCTGTGAAGGCTTTAAACCGTGAACCTGCTGGTCATGCCTTCCATTCTGCTGCTCTTAAACTGCATGGTTGTGCAGAGGAACCCACTGACAATGAAGATAGTGATAAGAAAGTGGGAGATGATAAAGAGAAGGAGTATGTTCCTTCATTCAACTCATATGCcaacaaaggaaagaagaagtcTGGTACCCAGCAACAAGACCACTATGCATTGTTGGGTTTGAGCAATTTAAGATATCTTGCGACAGAAGATCAGATTCGGAAAAGCTATCGTGAAGCTGCTCTGAAGCATCATCCTGATAAACTCGCTACTCTCCTTCTCTTAGAGGAGACAGAAGAAGCCAAGGAAGCTAAAAAAGATGAGATAGAATCTCGCTTCAAAGCGATTCAAGAAGCATATGAGGTATTGATGGACTCAACAAGGAGAAGAATTTTTGACTCCACTGATGAGTTTGATGACGAGGTCCCATCGGATTGTTTGCCGCAAGACTTTTTCAAGGTGTTTGGTCCAGCTTTCAAGAGAAATGCTAGGTGGTCAGTGAATCAGCGTATTCCAGATCTGGGAGATGAAAACACACCACTTAAAGATGTTGATAAGTTCTACAACTTTTGGTACGCTTTCAAGAGTTGGAGGGAATTTCCTGATGAAGAGGAGCATGATCTTGAACAAGCAGATTCCCGTGAAGAACGGAGGTGGATGGAGAAGGAGAATGCGAAAAAAACTGTGAAGGCTAGAAAGGAGGAGCATGCTCGAATCCGGACTCTTGTTGACAATGCGTATCGAAAAGACCCGAGAattgtgaaaagaaaagaggaagaaaaggctgagaagcaacagaaaaaagaagcaaagctTCTGGCTAAGAAGAAGCAGGAAGAGGACGCTGCTATTGCtgctgaagaagagaaaaagcgaaaagaagaagaagaaaagcgaGCTGCAGAATCtgcacaacaacaaaagaaaaataaggaaagagagaagaagctcttACGCAAAGAAAGGAATCGTCTTAGAACTCTCTCAGCTCCTCTCGTGGCTCAGCGTCTGCTTGACATTTCCGAGGAAGATATAGAGAATCTATGCATGTCACTTAACACCGAGCAGTTGCAGAATCTATGTGATAGAATGGGAAACAAAGAAGGACTAGAATTGGCAAAGGTGATCAAAGATGGATGCAATACTAGTAGAAATGACGAAGCTGAAtctaaggaaaaagaaagtaaGAAGACCAACGGTGGCACAGAGTCTACAACCCGAGTGTCTCAGTTAGATAGTAGTACTGTGAAGAAACAACCATGGAGCAAGGAAGAGATTGATATGCTGAGAAAAGGAATGGTAAAATATCCAAAGGGGACATCTCGAAGATGGGAAGTTGTTTCAGAGTACATCGGCACAGGAAGATCCGTAGAGGAGATTCTGAAAGCAACTAAAACAGTTCTTCTACAAAAACCAGATTCCGCTAAAGCATTCGATTCATTCCTCGAGAAGAGGAAACCCTCTGCTTCAATCGCGTCCCCTCTCTCCACAAGAGAAGAGCTCGGAGAATCTCTACCTACGGCGACGACCACAACAAAGGCAAGCCCTTCTAAAGAGACTGTTGTGGCGAACAGTCAGAGCTCAGACAACAATGGTGAAGCAGGTGGAAGTTCAGACACAGATGGTTGGTCAACTGTGCAAGAAAGAGCTTTGGTTCAAGCTTTGAAGACATTCCCAAAAGAGACAAGTCAAAGATGGGAGAGAGTAGCTGCAGCTGTTCCTGGGAAAACGATGATTCAATGCAAGAAGAAGTTTGCAGAGCTTAAGGAAATCATTAGAAACAAGAAAACCGGAGTGTAA
- the LOC104764893 gene encoding glycerol-3-phosphate acyltransferase 5, which produces MVMEQDGTTPCSVVSEFEGTILKNADSFSYFMLVAFEASGLIRFAILLFLWPVITLLDVFSYRNAALKLMIFVATVGLREPEIESVARAVLPKFYMDDVSMDTWKVFSSCNKRVMVTRMPRVMVERFAKEHLRADEVIGTELIVNRFGFVTGLIRETDVDQSFLNRLANLFVDRRPQLGLGRPAVTASSTFLSLCEEHIHAPIPENYNHSNEQLQLRPLPVIFHDGRLVKRPTPATALLILLWIPFGIILAAIRITLGAILPLWATPYVSQVFGGHIIVKGKPPQPPAAGKSGVLFVCTHRTLMDPVVLSYVLGRSIPAVTYSISRLSEILSPIPTVRLTRIRDVDAAKIKQQLSKGDLVVCPEGTTCREPFLLRFSALFAELTDRIVPVAMNYRVGFFHATTARGWKGLDPIFFFMNPRPVYEVTFLNQLPVEATCSSGKSPHDVANYVQRILAATLGFECTNFTRKDKYRVLAGNDGTVSYLSLLDQLKKVVSTFEPFLH; this is translated from the exons ATGGTGATGGAGCAAGATGGAACGACACCGTGTTCAGTCGTGTCAGAGTTTGAAGGGACAATACTGAAGAACGCAGATTCATTCTCTTACTTCATGCTCGTAGCCTTCGAAGCATCTGGTCTAATTCGTTTCGCAATCTTGCTGTTTCTCTGGCCCGTAATCACACTCCTTGACGTTTTCAGCTACAGAAACGCCGCTCTTAAGCTCATGATTTTTGTAGCTACGGTTGGTTTACGTGAACCGGAGATCGAATCGGTGGCTAGAGCCGTCCTGCCAAAGTTCTACATGGATGACGTAAGTATGGACACGTGGAAGGTTTTCAGCTCGTGTAATAAGAGGGTCATGGTGACGAGAATGCCTAGAGTTATGGTGGAGAGGTTTGCCAAGGAGCATCTTAGAGCCGATGAGGTCATAGGTACGGAGCTGATCGTGAACCGGTTCGGTTTTGTTACCGGTTTGATACGTGAAACCGATGTCGATCAGTCTTTTCTGAACCGTCTCGCTAATTTGTTTGTTGATCGGAGGCCTCAACTAGGTCTTGGAAGACCTGCTGTGACCGCTTCTTCAACTTTCTTATCGTTATGTGAG GAGCATATTCATGCACCAATTCCGGAGAACTACAACCACAGCAACGAACAACTTCAGCTACGTCCACTCCCGGTGATATTTCACGACGGACGTCTAGTGAAGCGGCCAACGCCAGCCACCGCTCTCCTCATCCTCCTTTGGATCCCATTCGGAATCATTCTAGCTGCGATCAGGATAACTCTTGGAGCCATCCTCCCATTGTGGGCTACACCTTACGTCTCTCAGGTATTCGGCGGCCATATCATTGTCAAAGGCAAGCCTCCTCAGCCACCGGCGGCTGGAAAATCCGGCGTGCTCTTTGTGTGTACTCATAGAACCCTAATGGACCCGGTGGTGTTATCCTACGTGCTCGGACGCAGCATCCCTGCCGTTACTTACTCAATCTCGCGGTTATCCGAGATCTTATCTCCCATTCCAACCGTCCGGTTGACAAGAATCAGAGACGTAGACGCGGCGAAGATCAAACAACAACTGTCTAAAGGAGATCTAGTGGTTTGTCCTGAGGGAACCACTTGTCGTGAACcgtttttgttaagatttaGTGCTCTTTTCGCTGAGTTAACCGATAGGATTGTCCCCGTCGCGATGAACTATAGAGTTGGATTCTTCCACGCGACCACGGCGAGAGGCTGGAAAGGTTTAGACCCgattttcttcttcatgaacCCGAGACCGGTTTACGAGGTTACGTTCTTGAACCAGCTTCCAGTTGAGGCAACGTGTTCGTCTGGGAAGAGCCCCCATGATGTGGCGAACTATGTTCAGAGAATCTTGGCGGCTACGTTAGGGTTCGAGTGCACTAACTTCACAAGAAAAGATAAGTATAGGGTTCTCGCTGGAAACGATGGAACGGTGTCATATTTGTCGTTGCTTGACCAATTGAAGAAGGTGGTGAGCACTTTCGAGCCTTTTCTACACTGA
- the LOC109130784 gene encoding dnaJ homolog subfamily C member 2-like — protein MPSRRSDSAIKLITYSEELVDGKPFYAFSNCLPVKALNREPAGHAFHSAALKLHGCAEEPTDNEDSDKKVGDDKEKEYVPSFNSYANKGKKKSGTQQQDHYALLGLSNLRYLATEDQIRKSYREAALKHHPDKLATLLLLEETEEAKEAKKDEIESRFKAIQEAYEVLMDSTRRRIFDSTDEFDDEVPSDCLPQDFFKVFGPAFKRNARWSVNQRIPDLGDENTPLKDVDKFYNFWYAFKSWREFPDEEEHDLEQADSREERRWMEKENAKKTVKARKEEHARIRTLVDNAYRKDPRIVKRKEEEKAEKQQKKEAKLLAKKKQEEDAAIAAEEEKKRKEEEEKRAAESAQQQKKNKEREKKLLRKERNRLRTLSAPLVAQRLLDISEEDIENLCMSLNTEQLQNLCDRMGNKEGLELAKVIKDGCNTSRNDEAESKEKESKKTNGGTESTTRVSQLDSSTVKKQPCIDREETSRARGSQEQSKAGQARAL, from the coding sequence ATGCCGAGCCGGAGAAGTGACTCTGCCATCAAGCTAATTACATACTCTGAGGAACTTGTGGATGGAAAACCGTTCTATGCTTTTTCCAATTGTCTTCCTGTGAAGGCTTTAAACCGTGAACCTGCTGGTCATGCCTTCCATTCTGCTGCTCTTAAACTGCATGGTTGTGCAGAGGAACCCACTGACAATGAAGATAGTGATAAGAAAGTGGGAGATGATAAAGAGAAGGAGTATGTTCCTTCATTCAACTCATATGCcaacaaaggaaagaagaagtcTGGTACCCAGCAACAAGACCACTATGCATTGTTGGGTTTGAGCAATTTAAGATATCTTGCGACAGAAGATCAGATTCGGAAAAGCTATCGTGAAGCTGCTCTGAAGCATCATCCTGATAAACTCGCTACTCTCCTTCTCTTAGAGGAGACAGAAGAAGCCAAGGAAGCTAAAAAAGATGAGATAGAATCTCGCTTCAAAGCGATTCAAGAAGCATATGAGGTATTGATGGACTCAACAAGGAGAAGAATTTTTGACTCCACTGATGAGTTTGATGACGAGGTCCCATCGGATTGTTTGCCGCAAGACTTTTTCAAGGTGTTTGGTCCAGCTTTCAAGAGAAATGCTAGGTGGTCAGTGAATCAGCGTATTCCAGATCTGGGAGATGAAAACACACCACTTAAAGATGTTGATAAGTTCTACAACTTTTGGTACGCTTTCAAGAGTTGGAGGGAATTTCCTGATGAAGAGGAGCATGATCTTGAACAAGCAGATTCCCGTGAAGAACGGAGGTGGATGGAGAAGGAGAATGCGAAAAAAACTGTGAAGGCTAGAAAGGAGGAGCATGCTCGAATCCGGACTCTTGTTGACAATGCGTATCGAAAAGACCCGAGAattgtgaaaagaaaagaggaagaaaaggctgagaagcaacagaaaaaagaagcaaagctTCTGGCTAAGAAGAAGCAGGAAGAGGACGCTGCTATTGCtgctgaagaagagaaaaagcgaaaagaagaagaagaaaagcgaGCTGCAGAATCtgcacaacaacaaaagaaaaataaggaaagagagaagaagctcttACGCAAAGAAAGGAATCGTCTTAGAACTCTCTCAGCTCCTCTCGTGGCTCAGCGTCTGCTTGACATTTCCGAGGAAGATATAGAGAATCTATGCATGTCACTTAACACCGAGCAGTTGCAGAATCTATGTGATAGAATGGGAAACAAAGAAGGACTAGAATTGGCAAAGGTGATCAAAGATGGATGCAATACTAGTAGAAATGACGAAGCTGAAtctaaggaaaaagaaagtaaGAAGACCAACGGTGGCACAGAGTCTACAACCCGAGTGTCTCAGTTAGATAGTAGTACTGTGAAGAAACAACCNTGCATTGACCGTGAAGAGACCTCCCGAGCCAGAGGTAGTCAGGAGCAGAGCAAAGCGGGACAAGCCCGAGCATTGTAA
- the LOC104764896 gene encoding dnaJ homolog subfamily C member 2-like, translated as MPSRRSDSAIKLITYSEELVDGKPFYAFSNCLPVKALNREPAGHAFHSAALKLHGCAEEPTDNEDSDKKVGDDKEKEYVPSFNSYANKGKKKSGTQQQDHYALLGLSNLRYLATEDQIRKSYREAALKHHPDKLATLLLLEETEEAKEAKKDEIESRFKAIQEAYEVLMDSTRRRIFDSTDEFDDEVPSDCLPQDFFKVFGPAFKRNARWSVNQRIPDLGDENTPLKDVDKFYNFWYAFKSWREFPDEEEHDLEQADSREERRWMEKENAKKTVKARKEEHARIRTLVDNAYRKDPRIVKRKEEEKAEKQQKKEAKLLAKKKQEEDAAIAAEEEKKRKEEEEKRAAESAQQQKKNKEREKKLLRKERNRLRTLSAPLVAQRLLDISEEDIENLCMSLNTEQLQNLCDRMGNKEGLELAKVIKDGCNTSRNDEAESKEKESKKTNGGTESTTRVSQLDSSTVKKQPWSKEEIDMLRKGMVKYPKGTSRRWEVVSEYIGTGRSVEEILKATKTVLLQKPDSAKAFDSFLEKRKPSASIASPLSTREELGESLPTATTTTKASPSKETVVANSQSSDNNGEAGGSSDTDGWSTVQERALVQALKTFPKETSQRWERVAAAVPGKTMIQCKKKFAELKEIIRNKKTGV; from the exons ATGCCGAGCCGGAGAAGTGACTCTGCCATCAAGCTAATTACATACTCTGAGGAACTTGTGGATGGAAAACCGTTCTATGCTTTTTCCAATTGTCTTCCTGTGAAGGCTTTAAACCGTGAACCTGCTGGTCATGCCTTCCATTCTGCTGCTCTTAAACTGCATGGTTGTGCAGAGGAACCCACTGACAATGAAGATAGTGATAAGAAAGTGGGAGATGATAAAGAGAAGGAGTATGTTCCTTCATTCAACTCATATGCcaacaaaggaaagaagaagtcTGGTACCCAGCAACAAGACCACTATGCATTGTTGGGTTTGAGCAATTTAAGATATCTTGCGACAGAAGATCAGATTCGGAAAAGCTATCGTGAAGCTGCTCTGAAGCATCATCCTGATAAACTCGCTACTCTCCTTCTCTTAGAGGAGACAGAAGAAGCCAAGGAAGCTAAAAAAGATGAGATAGAATCTCGCTTCAAAGCGATTCAAGAAGCATATGAGGTATTGATGGACTCAACAAGGAGAAGAATTTTTGACTCCACTGATGAGTTTGATGACGAGGTCCCATCGGATTGTTTGCCGCAAGACTTTTTCAAGGTGTTTGGTCCAGCTTTCAAGAGAAATGCTAGGTGGTCAGTGAATCAGCGTATTCCAGATCTGGGAGATGAAAACACACCACTTAAAGATGTTGATAAGTTCTACAACTTTTGGTACGCTTTCAAGAGTTGGAGGGAATTTCCTGATGAAGAGGAGCATGATCTTGAACAAGCAGATTCCCGTGAAGAACGGAGGTGGATGGAGAAGGAGAATGCGAAAAAAACTGTGAAGGCTAGAAAGGAGGAGCATGCTCGAATCCGGACTCTTGTTGACAATGCGTATCGAAAAGACCCGAGAattgtgaaaagaaaagaggaagaaaaggctgagaagcaacagaaaaaagaagcaaagctTCTGGCTAAGAAGAAGCAGGAAGAGGACGCTGCTATTGCtgctgaagaagagaaaaagcgaaaagaagaagaagaaaagcgaGCTGCAGAATCtgcacaacaacaaaagaaaaataaggaaagagagaagaagctcttACGCAAAGAAAGGAATCGTCTTAGAACTCTCTCAGCTCCTCTCGTGGCTCAGCGTCTGCTTGACATTTCCGAGGAAGATATAGAGAATCTATGCATGTCACTTAACACCGAGCAGTTGCAGAATCTATGTGATAGAATGGGAAACAAAGAAGGACTAGAATTGGCAAAGGTGATCAAAGATGGATGCAATACTAGTAGAAATGACGAAGCTGAAtctaaggaaaaagaaagtaaGAAGACCAACGGTGGCACAGAGTCTACAACCCGAGTGTCTCAGTTAGATAGTAGTACTGTGAAGAAACAACCATGGAGCAAGGAAGAGATTGATATGCTGAGAAAAGGAATGGTAAAATATCCAAAGGGGACATCTCGAAGATGGGAAGTTGTTTCAGAGTACATCGGTACAGGAAGATCCGTAGAGGAGATTCTGAAAGCAACTAAAACAGTTCTTCTACAAAAACCAGATTCCGCTAAAGCATTCGATTCATTCCTCGAGAAGAGGAAACCCTCTGCTTCAATCGCGTCCCCTCTCTCCACAAGAGAAGAGCTCGGAGAATCTCTACCTACGGCGACGACCACAACAAAGGCAAGCCCTTCTAAAGAGACTGTTGTGGCGAACAGTCAGAGCTCAGACAACAATGGTGAAGCAGGTGGAAGTTCAGACACAGATGGTTGGTCAA CTGTGCAAGAAAGAGCTTTGGTTCAAGCTTTGAAGACATTCCCAAAAGAGACAAGTCAAAGATGGGAGAGAGTAGCTGCAGCTGTTCCTGGGAAAACGATGATTCAATGCAAGAAGAAGTTTGCAGAGCTTAAGGAAATCATTAGAAACAAGAAAACCGGAGTGTAA
- the LOC104764892 gene encoding uncharacterized protein LOC104764892, giving the protein MKTNRGGGDEALKFSSFFFMPERPRDYLVLFIRFSVIACLVVSVSLVLRATFLSSSPRDYSTTYGLRFTTVPQKSIALSPTGSIGPLNVSHILFCIAGAAETWIDRSQYTSLWWRNSTTRGFVWLDKPVNLPQNHSDVRFSIPIRVSDPGWTRFKFSSSRAAVRIARIIWDSYRLNLPDVRWFVMGDDDTVFFTENLVKVLSKYDHEQMWYIGGNSESVEQDVMHAYDMAFGGGGFAISHPLAARLANAMDGCLQRYFYFYGSDQRIAACVSEIGVPFTEERGFHQLDIKGDPYVYLSAHPLTPLVSLHHLVYLDPMFPNKNPIESLQNLMKPYSLDQNRILQQINCHEGKRQWSISISWGYSIQIYSYFLTAKELTTPLQTFKTWRSSSDGPFVFNTRSLPPDPCQRPVTYFMDGAEDVRFYGTKTRYSVADKNFGLCENNTEHSELTKVKRILVTSMKMDPEYWNKAPRRQCCEVMEGGRGKRKENEMLIRIRKCKSSERI; this is encoded by the exons atgaaaacgaaTCGCGGCGGCGGAGACGAGGCTCTGAAgttttcaagtttcttcttCATGCCGGAGCGTCCACGTGACTACCTCGTGCTTTTCATACGCTTCTCCGTCATCGCTTGCCTCGTCGTCTCCGTCTCTCTCGTCCTCCGCGCCACTTTTTTATCCTCTTCCCCTCGAGATTATTCCACCACCTACGGTCTCCGATTCACCACCGTTCCTCAGAAATCCATAGCTCTCTCTCCTACCGGATCAATCGGACCGCTCAATGTCTCTCACATCCTCTTCTGCATCGCCGGAGCTGCTGAGACCTGGATCGATCGGAGCCAGTACACATCCTTATGGTGGCGTAACTCGACGACGCGTGGCTTCGTCTGGCTTGACAAACCGGTGAACCTCCCTCAAAACCACTCCGACGTCAGATTCTCAATCCCGATTCGAGTTTCCGATCCAGGCTGGACTCGATTCAAATTCTCAAGCTCGAGAGCCGCCGTTCGAATCGCTCGCATAATCTGGGATAGTTACAGACTAAATCTGCCGGATGTGCGGTGGTTCGTCATGGGGGACGACGACACCGTCTTCTTCACGGAGAATCTCGTCAAGGTTCTATCCAAATACGACCACGAGCAGATGTGGTACATCGGAGGTAACTCGGAGAGCGTCGAGCAAGACGTGATGCACGCGTACGACATGGCGTTTGGCGGCGGCGGTTTCGCTATCAGCCATCCGTTAGCGGCGCGTTTGGCTAACGCGATGGACGGTTGTCTCCAACGGTATTTCTACTTTTACGGCTCTGATCAGAGAATCGCGGCTTGCGTTAGCGAGATCGGCGTTCCGTTCACCGAAGAACGCGGTTTTCATCAG CTTGACATAAAAGGAGATCCATACGTGTATCTATCGGCGCATCCATTGACACCGCTTGTATCGCTGCATCACCTAGTTTACTTAGACCCAATGTTTCCTAACAAAAACCCGATTGAGTCGTTACAGAACCTTATGAAACCTTATTCCTTAGACCAGAACCGAATACTCCAACAGATTAATTGCCATGAAGGAAAGCGTCAATGGTCCATATCAATCTCTTGGGGGTACTCCATTCAGATCTACAGTTACTTCTTGACCGCTAAGGAGCTGACTACGCCGTTGCAGACTTTCAAAACTTGGCGGTCTTCGAGTGATGGACCATTCGTGTTCAACACTCGGTCGTTGCCACCTGATCCGTGTCAGCGTCCCGTCACTTATTTCATGGATGGTGCAGAAGATGTAAGGTTCTATGGGACGAAAACTAGGTATAGCGTAGCGGATAAGAATTTTGGTCTTTGCGAAAATAATACTGAGCATTCTGAGTTAACCAAAGTGAAGAGGATACTAGTGACTTCAATGAAGATGGATCCTGAGTATTGGAACAAG GCACCGAGGAGACAGTGTTGTGAGGTGAtggaaggaggaagaggaaaaagaaaagagaatgaaatGTTGATAAGGATTAGAAAATGCAAATCATCGGAGAGgatataa
- the LOC104764894 gene encoding dnaJ homolog subfamily C member 2-like, with translation MPSRRSDSAIKLITYSEELVDGKPFYAFSNCLPVKALNREPAGHAFHSAALKLHGCAEEPTDNEDGDKKVGDDKEKEYVPSFNSYANKGKKKSGTQQQDHYALLGLSNLRYLATEDQIRKSYREAALKHHPDKLATLLLLEETEEAKEAKKDEIESRFKAIQEAYEVLMDSTRRRIFDSTDEFDDEVPSDCLPQDFFKVFGPAFKRNARWSVNQRIPDLGDENTPLKDVDKFYNFWYAFKSWREFPDEEEHDLEQADSREERRWMEKENAKKTVKARKEEHARIRTLVDNAYRKDPRIVKRKEEEKAEKQQKKEAKLLAKKKQEEDAAIAAEEEKKRKEEEEKRAAESAQQQKKNKEREKKLLRKERNRLRTLSAPLVAQRLLDISEEDIENLCMSLNTEQLQNLCDRMGNKEGLELAKVIKDGCNTSRNDEAESKEKESKKTNGGTEPTTRVSQLDSSTVKKQPWSKEEIDMLRKGMVKYPKGTSRRWEVVSEYIGTGRSVEEILKATKTVLLQKPDSAKAFDSFLEKRKPSASIASPLSTREELGESLPTATTTTKASPSKETVVANSQSSDNNGEAGGSSDTDGWSTVQERALVQALKTFPKETSQRWERVAAAVPGKTMIQCKKKFAELKEIIRNKKTGV, from the coding sequence ATGCCGAGCCGGAGAAGTGACTCTGCCATTAAGCTAATTACATACTCTGAGGAACTTGTGGATGGAAAACCGTTCTATGCTTTTTCCAATTGTCTTCCTGTGAAGGCTTTAAACCGTGAACCTGCTGGTCATGCCTTCCATTCTGCTGCTCTTAAACTGCATGGTTGTGCAGAGGAACCCACAGACAATGAAGATGGTGATAAGAAAGTGGGAGATGATAAAGAGAAGGAGTATGTTCCTTCATTCAACTCATATGCcaacaaaggaaagaagaagtcTGGTACCCAGCAACAAGACCACTATGCATTGTTGGGTTTGAGCAATTTAAGATATCTTGCGACAGAAGATCAGATTAGGAAAAGCTATCGTGAAGCTGCGCTGAAGCATCATCCTGATAAACTCGCTACTCTCCTTTTGTTAGAGGAGACAGAAGAAGCCAAGGAAGCTAAAAAAGATGAGATAGAATCTCGCTTCAAAGCGATTCAAGAAGCATATGAGGTATTGATGGACTCGACAAGGAGAAGAATTTTTGACTCCACTGATGAGTTTGATGACGAGGTCCCATCGGATTGTTTGCCGCAAGACTTTTTCAAGGTCTTTGGTCCAGCTTTCAAGAGAAATGCTAGGTGGTCAGTGAATCAGCGTATTCCAGATCTGGGAGATGAAAACACACCACTTAAAGATGTTGATAAGTTCTACAACTTTTGGTACGCTTTCAAGAGTTGGAGGGAATTTCCTGATGAAGAGGAGCATGATCTTGAACAAGCAGATTCCCGTGAAGAACGGAGGTGGATGGAGAAGGAGAATGCCAAAAAAACTGTGAAGGCTAGAAAGGAGGAGCATGCTCGAATCCGGACTCTTGTTGACAATGCATATCGAAAAGACCCGAGAattgtgaaaagaaaagaggaagaaaaggctGAGAAGCAACAGAAAAAGGAAGCAAAGCTTCTGGCTAAGAAGAAGCAGGAAGAGGACGCTGCTATTGCtgctgaagaagagaaaaagcgaaaagaagaagaagaaaagcgaGCTGCAGAATCtgcacaacaacaaaagaaaaataaggaaagagagaagaagctcttACGCAAAGAAAGGAATCGTCTTAGAACTCTCTCAGCTCCTCTCGTGGCTCAGCGTCTGCTTGACATTTCCGAGGAAGATATAGAGAATCTATGCATGTCACTTAACACCGAGCAGTTGCAGAATCTATGTGATAGAATGGGAAACAAAGAAGGACTAGAATTGGCAAAGGTGATCAAAGATGGATGCAATACTAGTAGAAATGACGAAGCTGAAtctaaggaaaaagaaagtaaGAAGACCAACGGTGGCACAGAGCCTACAACCCGAGTGTCTCAGTTAGATAGTAGTACTGTGAAGAAACAACCATGGAGCAAGGAAGAGATTGATATGCTGAGAAAAGGAATGGTAAAATATCCAAAGGGGACATCCCGAAGATGGGAAGTTGTTTCAGAGTACATCGGTACAGGAAGATCCGTAGAGGAGATTCTGAAAGCAACTAAAACAGTTCTTCTACAAAAACCAGATTCCGCTAAAGCATTCGATTCATTCCTCGAGAAGAGGAAACCCTCTGCTTCAATCGCGTCCCCTCTCTCCACAAGAGAAGAGCTCGGAGAATCTCTACCTACGGCGACGACCACAACAAAGGCAAGCCCTTCTAAAGAGACTGTTGTGGCGAACAGTCAGAGCTCAGACAACAATGGTGAAGCAGGTGGAAGTTCAGACACAGATGGTTGGTCAACTGTGCAAGAAAGAGCTTTGGTTCAAGCTTTGAAGACATTCCCAAAAGAGACAAGTCAAAGATGGGAGAGAGTAGCTGCAGCTGTTCCTGGGAAAACGATGATTCAATGCAAGAAGAAGTTTGCAGAGCTTAAGGAAATCATTAGAAACAAGAAAACCGGAGTGTAA